One part of the Arabidopsis thaliana chromosome 4, partial sequence genome encodes these proteins:
- the GGT1 gene encoding gamma-glutamyl transpeptidase 1 (gamma-glutamyl transpeptidase 1 (GGT1); FUNCTIONS IN: gamma-glutamyltransferase activity, glutathione gamma-glutamylcysteinyltransferase activity; INVOLVED IN: response to oxidative stress, glutathione catabolic process; LOCATED IN: apoplast, plant-type cell wall; EXPRESSED IN: 26 plant structures; EXPRESSED DURING: 10 growth stages; CONTAINS InterPro DOMAIN/s: Gamma-glutamyltranspeptidase (InterPro:IPR000101); BEST Arabidopsis thaliana protein match is: gamma-glutamyl transpeptidase 2 (TAIR:AT4G39650.1); Has 35333 Blast hits to 34131 proteins in 2444 species: Archae - 798; Bacteria - 22429; Metazoa - 974; Fungi - 991; Plants - 531; Viruses - 0; Other Eukaryotes - 9610 (source: NCBI BLink).), protein MSLVRTVTIVLFIIAFLQNAAAQKRQQSIVKSRGAVATDDGRCSVIGMRVLREGGNAIDASVAAALCLGVVSPASSGIGGGAFTVVKIAGGKEIAYDSRETAPLRATENMYGGNVDLKKKGALSVGVPGEVAGLFTAWKQHGKLPWKRLVTPAEKLAEGFKISKYLYMQMNATRSDILADKGLSDLFVSNGELKKPGTICHNPKLALTLKLIGEYGPKAFYNGTVGVNLARDIKKSGGIITLKDLQSYRVKIKEPLSADILGYRVLGMPPPSSGGAAMMLVLNILSQYGIPSGVSGPLGVHRLIEALKHAFAVRMNLGDPDFTDVTKVVSDMLSPKFAKDLKSKINDQKTFDPKYYGGMWNQIDDHGTSHLSIIDRERNAVSMTSTINGYFGALMLSPSTGIVLNNEMDDFSIPMKSNGNLDVPPPAPANFIRPGKRPLSSMSPTIVLKDGKVKAAVGASGGANIIAGTTEVYLNHFFLKMDPLSSVLAPRIYHQLIPNRASYENWTTVFNDHFEIPKATRVVLEKKGHVLSPIAGGTIAQFIVQESGENSGGRSELVAVSDPRKGGFPSGY, encoded by the exons ATGTCGCTGGTTCGAACAGTGACGATCGTTCTTTTTATAATCGCGTTTCTGCAAAACGCTGCGGCTCAGAAAAGACAGCAAAGTATTGTTAAGTCTCGCGGTGCGGTTGCGACAGATGATGGACGGTGTTCTGTTATCGGGATGCGTGTTCTTCGTGAAGGAGGAAACGCGATTGATGCGTCTGTGGCTGCTGCTCTGTGTTTGGGCGTTGTAAGTCCCGCGTCTAGCGGTATAGGCGGTGGAGCGTTTACAGTGGTTAAGATAGCTGGTGGGAAAGAAATTGCTTATGATTCTAGAGAAACCGCTCCTCTAAGAGCCACTGAG AATATGTATGGAGGTAATGTTGAcctaaagaagaaaggagCCTTATCAGTAGGCGTTCCCGGGGAAGTTGCAGGTCTATTCACGGCTTGGAAACAACATGGGAAGCTACCGTGGAAGCGGTTAGTGACTCCTGCAGAGAAACTTGCAGAGGGATTCAAGATTTCCAAGTATCTTTATATGCAGATGAACGCGACTAGAAGCGATATCTTAGCAGACAAAGGTCTCTCTGACCTATTTGTTTCAAATGGAGAGCTCAAGAAACCAGGGACGATTTGCCATAACCCAAAATTGGCTTTAACCTTGAAGCTAATTGGAGAGTACGGTCCAAAAGCATTTTACAATGGCACAGTTGGGGTTAACCTAGCGAGAGATATCAAAAAATCTGGAGGAATAATAACTTTGAAAGATCTGCAAAGTTATAGAGTTAAGATTAAAGAACCGTTGTCTGCAGACATTCTTGGATATAGAGTCCTTGGTATGCCTCCTCCTTCATCTGGTGGCGCTGCAATGATGCTT GTTTTGAACATTCTTTCTCAATATGGGATTCCATCAGGTGTTTCAGGCCCTCTCGGTGTTCATCGACTAATCGAGGCTCTGAAACATGCATTCGCAGTTAGAATGAACCTCGGGGATCCAGATTTCACTGATGTTACCAAGGTTGTTTCGGATATGTTGTCGCCAAAGTTTGCAAAAGACTTGAAGAGCAAGATAAACGACCAAAAAACTTTTGATCCAAAATATTACGGGGGCAT GTGGAATCAGATCGACGACCACGGGACAAGTCATTTATCGATCATAGACCGCGAGAGGAACGCTGTGTCTATGACTAGTACAATAAATGGTTACTTTGGGGCATTGATGCTATCTCCGAGCACAGGAATAGTTCTGAACAACGAAATGGACGATTTCTCAATCCCTATGAAATCTAACGGTAACTTAGATGTTCCACCACCAGCACCAGCTAACTTCATCCGTCCTGGAAAACGACCTTTGTCCTCTATGTCACCCACCATTGTACTCAAG GACGGTAAAGTGAAAGCCGCTGTGGGTGCGAGCGGAGGAGCCAACATTATTGCCGGGACAACGGAAGTTTACTTGAATCATTTTTTCCTCAAGATGGATCCTCTTTCTTCCGTCTTAGCTCCAAGAATCTACCATCAG CTGATACCAAACAGAGCTTCGTACGAGAACTGGACAACAGTATTCAATGATCATTTCGAGATTCCTAAAGCAACAAGAGTtgtgttggagaagaaaggtCATGTCCTATCTCCTATTGCCGGAGGGACGATTGCTCAGTTCATAGTTCAAGAATCCGGTGAGAACTCCGGTGGAAGAAGTGAGCTTGTGGCAGTTAGTGATCCTCGAAAAGGAGGGTTCCCTTCAGGATATTGA
- the GGT2 gene encoding gamma-glutamyl transpeptidase 2 (gamma-glutamyl transpeptidase 2 (GGT2); CONTAINS InterPro DOMAIN/s: Gamma-glutamyltranspeptidase (InterPro:IPR000101); BEST Arabidopsis thaliana protein match is: gamma-glutamyl transpeptidase 1 (TAIR:AT4G39640.2); Has 9214 Blast hits to 9192 proteins in 1483 species: Archae - 86; Bacteria - 4248; Metazoa - 714; Fungi - 303; Plants - 110; Viruses - 1; Other Eukaryotes - 3752 (source: NCBI BLink).), with product MNSFMSLVRTATIALLLIAFLQNANAVKNLQSIVAYHGAVATDDGRCSAIGTNVLRQGGNAIDASVAAALCLGVVSPASSGIGGGAFTMIKLANGTEVAYDSRETAPLSATEDMYGDNPERKKKGSLSVGVPGEVAGLYTAWTQHGKLPWKQLVEPAEKLAAEGFKISKYLYMQMNATRSDILADKGLSELFVSNGELKKPGAICRNPKLADTLSQIAEYGPKAFYNGTVGFNLVSDIQKAGGIITLKDLQNYNVKVKEPLSTEILGYRLLGMPPPSSGGPAMMLILNILAQYGIPSGVSGPLGVHRLVEALKHAFAVRMNLGDPDFVPEVTNVVADMLSPKFAQDLKSKINDEKTFDPKYYGGKWGQIKDHGTSHLSIIDSERNAVSMTSTINGYFGAIMLSPSTGIVLNNEMDDFSIPTKSGGDPDVPPPAPANFIRPGKRPLSSMTPTIVLKDGKVKAALGASGGMYIIAGTTQVYLNHFFLNMDPLSSVVAPRIYHQLIPNKASYENWTTVYSDHFEIPEEIRLVLEKKGQVLTPIAGGTISQLIVEQSDGKSGGISKLVAVSDPRKGGFPSGY from the exons ATGAATT CATTTATGTCGCTCGTTCGTACTGCGACGATCGCTCTTCTTCTAATCGCGTTTCTGCAAAACGCTAACGCTGTGAAAAATCTGCAAAGTATTGTTGCGTATCACGGTGCGGTTGCGACAGACGATGGACGGTGTTCTGCAATAGGGACGAATGTTCTTCGTCAAGGAGGAAACGCGATTGATGCGTCGGTGGCTGCTGCTCTTTGTTTGGGCGTTGTCAGTCCCGCATCTAGCGGTATAGGCGGTGGAGCGTTTACAATGATTAAGCTAGCTAATGGCACGGAAGTTGCTTATGATTCCAGAGAAACCGCTCCTCTAAGCGCCACTGAG GATATGTATGGTGATAATCCTGAGCGAAAGAAGAAAGGATCCTTGTCAGTAGGCGTTCCCGGGGAAGTCGCGGGTCTATACACGGCTTGGACACAACACGGGAAGTTACCGTGGAAGCAGTTAGTAGAACCTGCTGAGAAACTTGCAGCTGAAGGATTCAAGATTTCAAAATATCTCTATATGCAGATGAATGCGACTAGAAGCGATATCTTAGCGGACAAAGGTCTCTCTGAGCTATTTGTTTCAAATGGAGAGCTCAAGAAACCAGGGGCGATTTGCCGTAACCCGAAATTGGCTGATACACTAAGCCAAATCGCTGAATACGGTCCAAAAGCGTTTTACAATGGCACGGTTGGGTTTAACCTAGTGAGTGATATACAAAAAGCCGGAGGGATAATAACTTTGAAAGATTTGCAGAATTACAACGTTAAGGTTAAAGAACCATTATCTACGGAGATTCTTGGATACCGATTACTCGGCATGCCTCCTCCTTCATCTGGTGGCCCTGCAATGATGCTT ATTTTGAACATTCTTGCTCAATATGGTATTCCATCGGGTGTTTCCGGCCCCCTCGGTGTTCATCGACTAGTTGAGGCTCTCAAACATGCATTCGCAGTTAGAATGAACCTCGGGGATCCAGATTTTGTCCCTGAAGTTACTAATGTTGTTGCAGATATGTTATCTCCAAAGTTTGCACAAGACTTGAAGAGCAAGATAAACGATGAGAAGACCTTTGATCCAAAATATTACGGTGGCAA ATGGGGTCAGATCAAGGATCATGGGACGAGCCATTTATCGATAATAGATTCTGAGAGAAATGCTGTTTCAATGACTAGTACAATCAACGGATACTTTGGGGCAATAATGCTGTCTCCGAGCACCGGAATCGTTCTAAACAACGAAATGGACGATTTCTCGATCCCGACGAAATCCGGAGGTGACCCAGATGTGCCCCCACCAGCACCGGCTAACTTCATCCGACCGGGGAAACGACCTTTGTCCTCTATGACTCCCACCATTGTACTCAAg GACGGTAAAGTGAAAGCAGCATTGGGTGCGAGTGGAGGAATGTACATCATCGCCGGTACAACACAAGTTTACTTAAATCATTTCTTCCTCAACATGGATCCTCTCTCTTCCGTTGTTGCTCCAAGAATCTACCACCAg CTGATACCGAACAAAGCTTCGTATGAGAATTGGACGACAGTGTATAGTGACCATTTCGAGATTCCTGAAGAGATAAGACTtgtgttggagaagaaaggtCAAGTCCTAACGCCGATCGCCGGAGGGACGATTTCTCAGCTCATAGTTGAACAATCCGATGGAAAATCCGGTGGAATTAGTAAGCTTGTGGCGGTTAGTGATCCAAGGAAAGGAGGGTTCCCTTCAGGATATTGA
- the AGT2 gene encoding alanine:glyoxylate aminotransferase 2 (alanine:glyoxylate aminotransferase 2 (AGT2); FUNCTIONS IN: zinc ion binding, alanine-glyoxylate transaminase activity; INVOLVED IN: response to cadmium ion; LOCATED IN: mitochondrion, plasma membrane, membrane; EXPRESSED IN: 25 plant structures; EXPRESSED DURING: 14 growth stages; CONTAINS InterPro DOMAIN/s: Pyridoxal phosphate-dependent transferase, major domain (InterPro:IPR015424), Aminotransferase class-III (InterPro:IPR005814), Pyridoxal phosphate-dependent transferase, major region, subdomain 1 (InterPro:IPR015421); BEST Arabidopsis thaliana protein match is: PYRIMIDINE 4 (TAIR:AT3G08860.1); Has 30201 Blast hits to 17322 proteins in 780 species: Archae - 12; Bacteria - 1396; Metazoa - 17338; Fungi - 3422; Plants - 5037; Viruses - 0; Other Eukaryotes - 2996 (source: NCBI BLink).), with product MALQRQLLKRATSDIYHRRAISLLRTDFSTSPSIADAPPHIPPFVHQPRPYKGPSADEVLQKRKKFLGPSLFHYYQKPLNIVEGKMQYLYDESGRRYLDAFAGIVTVSCGHCHPDILNAITEQSKLLQHATTIYLHHAIGDFAEALAAKMPGNLKVVYFVNSGSEANELAMMMARLYTGSLEMISLRNAYHGGSSNTIGLTALNTWKYPLPQGEIHHVVNPDPYRGVFGSDGSLYAKDVHDHIEYGTSGKVAGFIAETIQGVGGAVELAPGYLKSVYEIVRNAGGVCIADEVQTGFGRTGSHYWGFQTQDVVPDIVTMAKGIGNGLPLGAVVTTPEIASVLASKILFNTFGGNPVCSAGGLAVLNVIDKEKRQEHCAEVGSHLIQRLKDVQKRHDIIGDVRGRGLMVGIELVSDRKDKTPAKAETSVLFEQLRELGILVGKGGLHGNVFRIKPPMCFTKDDADFLVDALDYSISRL from the exons ATGGCGTTACAAAGGCAACTCCTGAAGAGAGCTACTTCCGATATCTATCACCGCCGTGCGATCTCTCTCCTCCGTACTGATTTCTCTACTTCTCCTTCGATTGCTGATGCTCCGCCGCACATTCCGCCGTTCGTTCACCAGCCACGGCCGTATAAAGGTCCTTCCGCCGATGAGGTTTTACAGAAACGGAAGAAGTTTCTCGGACCTTCTCTTTTCCACTACTACCAGAAGCCT CTTAACATCGTTGAAGGGAAGATGCAGTACTTGTATGATGAGAGTGGTAGGCGATATCTGGATGCCTTTGCTGGAATAGTCACTGTGTCGTGCGGTCACTGCCATCCGGATATTCTTAATGCGATTACGGAACAGAGCAAGCTACTTCAGCACGCGACTACTATTTACCTGCATCATGCCATTGGTGATTTTGCTGAAGCATTGGCTGCCAAGATGCCCGGAAATCTTAAG GTTGTGTACTTTGTGAATTCTGGCTCAGAAGCTAATGAGCTAGCAATGATGATGGCTAGGCTTTACACTGGTAGCCTTGAGATGATTTCCTTGAGAAATGCTTATCATGGTGGAAGTTCCAATACTATTGGACTAACTGCTCTTAACACATGGAAGTACCCATTACCTCAG GGGGAAATCCATCACGTAGTAAATCCAGATCCATACCGTGGAGTTTTTGGCTCTGATGGTTCTCTTTATGCTAAAGATGTTCATGACCACATCGAGTATGGTACCTCTGGAAAAGTAGCTGGATTTATCGCAGAGACCATCcag GGGGTCGGAGGAGCTGTAGAATTGGCTCCTGGTTACTTAAAGTCGGTTTATGAAATTGTTCGCAACGCTGGTGGTGTATGCATTGCTGATGAAGTCCAAACTGGATTTGGGCGAACAGGAAGCCACTATTGGGGTTTCCAGACTCAAGATGTGGTTCCTGACATAGTCACAATGGCAAAG GGAATTGGAAATGGATTGCCATTAGGAGCTGTGGTGACTACACCAGAAATCGCAAGTGTTTTAGCTAGCAAGATTCTGTTCAACACTTTTGGTGGGAACCCGGTTTGTTCAGCTGGTGGACTTGCGGTTCTAAACGTTATTGATAAGGAGAAACGCCAAGAACATTGTGCTGAAGTTGGTTCACACCTTATACAACGTTTGAAAGATGTGCAGAAAAGACATGATA TCATTGGAGACGTGAGAGGAAGAGGGTTAATGGTTGGGATTGAGCTTGTGAGTGACCGGAAAGACAAGACACCAGCCAAGGCTGAAACATCTGTCTTGTTTGAGCAACTTAGAG AACTTGGCATTCTCGTCGGAAAAGGAGGACTTCATGGGAACGTTTTCAGGATAAAGCCACCAATGTGTTTCACTAAAGATGATGCAG ATTTCTTGGTAGATGCATTGGACTATTCCATCTCCAGGTTGTGA
- the AGT2 gene encoding alanine:glyoxylate aminotransferase 2 has product MLQLNIVEGKMQYLYDESGRRYLDAFAGIVTVSCGHCHPDILNAITEQSKLLQHATTIYLHHAIGDFAEALAAKMPGNLKVVYFVNSGSEANELAMMMARLYTGSLEMISLRNAYHGGSSNTIGLTALNTWKYPLPQGEIHHVVNPDPYRGVFGSDGSLYAKDVHDHIEYGTSGKVAGFIAETIQGVGGAVELAPGYLKSVYEIVRNAGGVCIADEVQTGFGRTGSHYWGFQTQDVVPDIVTMAKGIGNGLPLGAVVTTPEIASVLASKILFNTFGGNPVCSAGGLAVLNVIDKEKRQEHCAEVGSHLIQRLKDVQKRHDIIGDVRGRGLMVGIELVSDRKDKTPAKAETSVLFEQLRELGILVGKGGLHGNVFRIKPPMCFTKDDADFLVDALDYSISRL; this is encoded by the exons ATGTTGCAGCTTAACATCGTTGAAGGGAAGATGCAGTACTTGTATGATGAGAGTGGTAGGCGATATCTGGATGCCTTTGCTGGAATAGTCACTGTGTCGTGCGGTCACTGCCATCCGGATATTCTTAATGCGATTACGGAACAGAGCAAGCTACTTCAGCACGCGACTACTATTTACCTGCATCATGCCATTGGTGATTTTGCTGAAGCATTGGCTGCCAAGATGCCCGGAAATCTTAAG GTTGTGTACTTTGTGAATTCTGGCTCAGAAGCTAATGAGCTAGCAATGATGATGGCTAGGCTTTACACTGGTAGCCTTGAGATGATTTCCTTGAGAAATGCTTATCATGGTGGAAGTTCCAATACTATTGGACTAACTGCTCTTAACACATGGAAGTACCCATTACCTCAG GGGGAAATCCATCACGTAGTAAATCCAGATCCATACCGTGGAGTTTTTGGCTCTGATGGTTCTCTTTATGCTAAAGATGTTCATGACCACATCGAGTATGGTACCTCTGGAAAAGTAGCTGGATTTATCGCAGAGACCATCcag GGGGTCGGAGGAGCTGTAGAATTGGCTCCTGGTTACTTAAAGTCGGTTTATGAAATTGTTCGCAACGCTGGTGGTGTATGCATTGCTGATGAAGTCCAAACTGGATTTGGGCGAACAGGAAGCCACTATTGGGGTTTCCAGACTCAAGATGTGGTTCCTGACATAGTCACAATGGCAAAG GGAATTGGAAATGGATTGCCATTAGGAGCTGTGGTGACTACACCAGAAATCGCAAGTGTTTTAGCTAGCAAGATTCTGTTCAACACTTTTGGTGGGAACCCGGTTTGTTCAGCTGGTGGACTTGCGGTTCTAAACGTTATTGATAAGGAGAAACGCCAAGAACATTGTGCTGAAGTTGGTTCACACCTTATACAACGTTTGAAAGATGTGCAGAAAAGACATGATA TCATTGGAGACGTGAGAGGAAGAGGGTTAATGGTTGGGATTGAGCTTGTGAGTGACCGGAAAGACAAGACACCAGCCAAGGCTGAAACATCTGTCTTGTTTGAGCAACTTAGAG AACTTGGCATTCTCGTCGGAAAAGGAGGACTTCATGGGAACGTTTTCAGGATAAAGCCACCAATGTGTTTCACTAAAGATGATGCAG ATTTCTTGGTAGATGCATTGGACTATTCCATCTCCAGGTTGTGA